The sequence ATGATTTTGTCGCCGCTGTCCATTCTGGCCTTGGCGTCCTGTGCCGATATTTTGCGGTAAACCGCGGCGGCGCTTGAAATGCCGTTTGTGCTTGGTTTGCTTTCGGCGGTATTTTCGGATGTGACCATACTTGCGGCGGATGAGCTTGGAACGCTCTCGACAGAATTTACGGCAGAGGCCATGCTCTGCGCGCTGCTAATGCTCGAATTGTTTTCGGCGGGTTTCGGCGACGGGATGACAAGCGCCGTGACCAGCAGGCCCAGAACGATTCCGTAAATGGTTGAAAGAAACGGGTTTGCCGTGATGGGGCATGCGCCGGTCGAGCAGCCGATGAGTTTATAGAGCACGAAATAGCCGACGAGCCCGCCGATGACCGCGCCGATCAGATATTTATAAATCATAAAGAAACCTCCGGGTGTGAAAAGAATATGATTTTATTTTACGCATATTGAAACGCACATTCCGTAACCT is a genomic window of Oscillospiraceae bacterium containing:
- a CDS encoding DUF6132 family protein; protein product: MIYKYLIGAVIGGLVGYFVLYKLIGCSTGACPITANPFLSTIYGIVLGLLVTALVIPSPKPAENNSSISSAQSMASAVNSVESVPSSSAASMVTSENTAESKPSTNGISSAAAVYRKISAQDAKARMDSGDKIIIVDVRTQSEFDAGHIPNAILIPNETIIDTKPELLPDLNAGILVCCRSGNRSAQAAKKLIAIGYTNVYDFGGIIDWPYDTITK